Proteins encoded together in one Drosophila albomicans strain 15112-1751.03 chromosome 2R, ASM965048v2, whole genome shotgun sequence window:
- the LOC117576340 gene encoding tetratricopeptide repeat protein 1, which produces MTEKTSSEDEFHDALSEPNPSVEKVSTTASENEKLIEDIIKKNSDLRLDADDDDEEGAAGGKSDVDDDDKKEILQPDGELSIEELQEQEKGLSSEALEANKEKAAKLKLEGNEFFKNEEALRAVEVYTEALNICPSANSKERAVLFGNRAAAKMKLSSNKSAIDDCTKAIELYPEYVRALLRRAKLYEGEDRLDEALTDYKSVYEIDPGQREAREAKMRLPPLINERNEKLKTEMMSSLKDLGNMILKPFGLSTANFQMQQDPNSGSYSINFNQKNNS; this is translated from the exons ATGACAGAAAAAACAAGTAGCGAAGACGAGTTCCATGATGCGCTCAGCGAACCAAATCCATCCGTAGAAAAAGTTTCAACAACAGCGTCAGAAAATGAGAAATTAATCGAGGACATCATAAAGAAGAATAGCGATTTACGACTAGACGcggatgacgatgatgaggaggGTGCTGCTGGTGGCAAAAgtgacgtcgacgacgacgataaAAAGGAAATTTTACAACCCGATGGCGAGTTAAGCATTGAAGAATTACAGGAACAAGAAAAAGGTTTGAGTTCCGAGGCGTTGGAAGCGAATAAAGAAAAGGCAGCGAAACTAAAGCTGGAGGGAAATGAATTCTTTAAGAATGAGGAGGCGTTGCGCGCTGTGGAAGTTTATACAGAAGCACTCAACATTTGTCCTTcagcaaacagcaaagaaCGTGCCGTGTTATTTGGCAATCGGGCTGCAGCCAAAATGAAGCTGTCATCGAATAAATCGGCCATTGACGATTGCACCAAAGCCATTGAACTCTATCCTGAATATGTGCGGGCGTTATTAAG GCGCGCAAAGCTTTATGAAGGTGAAGATAGACTGGACGAAGCTTTGACGGATTATAAGAGCGTCTATGAAATTGATCCAGGACAGCGGGAAGCTCGTGAAGCAAAAATGCGACTACCACCTCTGATCAATGAGCGCAATGAGAAGCTCAAAACCGAAATGATGTCGAGCCTAAAGGATTTGGGCAACATGATATTGAAACCATTTGGTTTGTCCACTGCGAATTTTCAAATGCAACAGGATCCCAATTCTGGTTCATATTCCATTAATTTTAATCAGAAGAATAATAGTTAA
- the LOC117576334 gene encoding protein CLEC16A homolog isoform X1, which yields MFRSRSWFGGPWGGRPKNRLSLEHLKYLYSILEKNTTVSESNRGLLVESLRCIAEILIWGDQHDSLVFDFFLEKNMLSYFLHIMRQKSGGSSFVCVQLLQTLNILFENIRNETSLYYLLSNNHVNSIMVHKFDFSDEDVMGYYILFLKTLSLKLNTHTIHFFYNEHTNDFPLYTEAIKFFNHPESMVRIAVRTISLNVYKVQNDSMLRFIRDKTAAPYFSNLVWFIGKHILELDTCVRTDIDHQSNQKLSNLVAEHLDHLHYLSDILLLDIKDLNAVLTEHLLHKLFVPLYIFSLTPAPPPPSLAVVTQNLAAVLNRNVDIDIQEMHNPRVSSIVALYLLSLVFLVVTHAPLVHALAWVILNGDHSVFKEGAAEILNSYVEHREVVVPGFGEPHESLEQALDTVIGHTQSTSASSGTDAVSEDSGVESTPATSASPINRHIETVAEAAATRLRNITDEEKQRLQQTTSTTAQQGYAELAKPFLDTVLQALDCTENDYLALLSLCLIYAMSHNRGMKNEWFEQVLSKSMHGSFSYRTALIEHLLNIITMSSQPACRIRLITVEIALELLLTFTKSAADEAPCITSTQQGLLFGARNQSMVVLRNFYKSEDIFLDLFEDEYNEMRKAQLNVEFLCMDSTILLPPTGTPLTGIGFTRRLPCGEVEKARRAIRVYFLLRRTCQKFLNEKESLLPLTNVVNLVQVDNVLDLNNSDLIACTVVSKDNAKQRRFLVIDALQLILVEPDAKLLGWGVAKFVGFLQDVEVQGDKDDSRCLHITVHRGGVTHNRTPLLSAKFLFDDHIRCMAAKQRLTKGRSKARQKKMYQIAQLIEIPGQMDSPLYPVGGTSSHSGGNTRLVQRGGLTANRVPGFAAVLRSNNSAGVSRTQMAQNRSLEGLRNEGGGRSRRRSPITGASSPSSLRPDNLDRDRSPSMSGGSHSSSQSRENSQARSSGNRSREGSPRMPRPRSEEIPLEDFQHSRNNSPHSRSSVLGNPSPSSRSHTPSRMLHYDQISVHSASPREPSLLIGGTNALLSPLNGGVAIAREVLPVQSSEETSFIGNDGDGATENRRKGRGTIETV from the exons ATGTTTCGCAGTCGAAGCTGGTTCGGCGGCCCTTGGGGTGGACGCCCCAAAAATCGTCTGTCGTTGGAGCACCTGAAGTACCTGTATAGCATTTTGGAGAAGAACACCACAGTATCGGAAAGCAATCGTGGGCTGCTGGTTGAATCACTGCGCTGCATTGCCGAGATACTCATCTGGGGCGATCAACATGATTCGCTGGTCTTTGA TTTCTTCTTGGAGAAGAATATGCTTTCGTATTTCCTGCACATTATGCGTCAGAAGAGCGGCGGTTCCAGTTTTGTTTGCGTTCAGCTGCTGCAGACTCTTAACATACTCTTCGAGAACATACGCAATGAGACTTCCTTGT ATTACTTGCTGAGCAATAACCATGTCAACTCCATTATGGTGCACAAGTTCGATTTCTCAGACGAGGATGTTATGGGCTATTACATACTCTTCCTGAAGACATTGAGTCTTAAGctgaacacacacactatacaCTTTTTCTACAATGAG CACACGAATGACTTTCCACTCTACACGGAGGCAATAAAATTCTTCAACCATCCGGAGTCCATGGTGCGTATTGCGGTGCGCACAATATCCTTAAACGTCTACAAGGTGCAAAATGATAGCATGTTGCGTTTTATTCGCGATAA AACTGCTGCACCGTATTTCAGCAACTTGGTCTGGTTCATTGGCAAACACATCCTGGAGCTGGACACCTGTGTGCGCACAGATATCGA TCACCAGTCGAACCAAAAGCTATCAAATTTGGTGGCCGAACATCTCGATCATTTGCATTACTTGAGTGATATATTGCTGTTGGACATCAAGGATCTGAATGCTGTGCTCACTGAACATCTACTGCATAAGCTTTTTGTAcctttgtatatattttcgcTGACACCAGCGCCTCCTCCGCCCTCCCTCGCCGTCGTCACACAGAATTTAGCTGCTGTTTTGAATCGCAATGTGGATATTGATATCCAGGAGATGCACAATCCACGAGTGAGTTCTATTGTCGCACTCTACCTTCTATCGCTAGTTTTTCTGGTCGTAACACATGCGCCGCTGGTTCATGCTTTGGCCTGGGTGATACTCAATGGAGATCACAGCGTTTTCAAGGAGGGTGCGGCCGAGATACTCAACTCGTATGTCGAGCATCGCGAGGTGGTTGTGCCTGGCTTTGGGGAGCCACATGAGAGTCTTGAACAGGCGCTGGACACGGTGATTGGCCACACGCAAAGCACAAGCGCAAGTTCTGGTACTGATGCGGTTAGCGAAGATAGCGGCGTTGAATCAACGCCAGCCACATCAGCATCGCCGATCAACAGGCACATTGAAACCGTTGCTGAGGCGGCAGCCACAAGACTGCGCAACATTACCGACGAGGAGAAGCAGCGACTTCAGCAGACGACCTCAACAACAGCGCAGCAGGGCTACGCAGAGTTGGCCAAACCGTTTCTGGACACTGTGCTCCAAGCGCTCGATTGCACAGAGAATGATTATTTGGCGTTGTTATCGCTGTGCCTCATCTATGCCATGTCGCACAATCGAG GCATGAAGAACGAGTGGTTCGAGCAAGTACTGTCCAAGTCGATGCATGGCTCGTTTAGCTATCGCACAGCGCTCATTGAGCATCTTCTCAACATCATTACGATGTCGAGTCAACCAG CTTGTCGCATTCGTTTGATCACTGTGGAGATTGCTCTAGAGCTATTGCTCACCTTTACCAAATCTGCTGCTGATGAGGCGCCCTGCATAACGTCTACACAGCAAGGATTACTCTTTGGAGCACGCAATCAGTCGATGGTTGTACTGCGCAACTTTTACAAGTCGGAAGATATATTTCTTGATCTGTTTGAAGACGAATACAACGAGATGCGCAAAGCGCAGCTCAACGTTGAGTTTCTCTGCATGGACTCGACGATTTTGCTGCCGCCGACAGGGACGCCGTTGACGGGCATCGGTTTCACGCGTCGTCTGCCGTGCGGCGAGGTGGAGAAGGCGCGTCGTGCCATACGCGTCTATTTTTTGTTGCGGCGCACATGCCAAAAGTTCTTGAACGAAAAAGAGTCGCTACTGCCGCTGACGAATGTTGTGAATCTGGTGCAGGTGGACAATGTCCTTGATCTGA ATAATAGCGACCTGATTGCTTGCACTGTGGTGTCAAAGGACAATGCAAAGCAACGACGCTTTCTGGTCATCGATGCGCTCCAGCTGATACTGGTGGAGCCCGATGCCAAGCTGCTGGGTTGGGGCGTTGCCAAGTTTGTTGGTTTCCTGCAGGACGTAGAAGTGCAGGGCGATAAAGACGATTCTCGATGCCTGCACATCACTGTACATCGTGGCGGTGTCACACACAATCGCACGCCTTTGCTCTCGGCCAAATTTCTGTTTGATGATCACATACGCTGCATGGCAGCCAAGCAGCGGCTGACAAAGGGACGCAGCAAGGCGCgacaaaagaaaatgtatcAAATAGCCCAGTTAATAGAAATTCCCGGCCAAATGGATTCCCCTTTATATCCAGTCGGTGGCACAAGCTCACACAGTGGCGGCAACACGCGGCTCGTGCAGAGGGGAGGCTTGACGGCAAATCGCGTGCCAGGATTTGCTGCAGTGTTGCGCAGCAATAATAGCGCTGGTGTAAGCCGCACCCAGATGGCACAGAATCGATCCTTAGAGGG CCTGCGGAACGAGGGAGGAGGACGCTCACGACGTCGTAGTCCCATTACTGGAGCCAGTTCCCCATCAAGTCTACGCCCAGACAACTTGGATCGCGATCGTTCGCCAAGCATGAGTGGCGGCAGTCACAGCTCTTCGCAGTCGCGTGAGAATTCACAGGCGCGCAGTTCCGGCAATCGATCCCGCGAGGGTAGCCCAAGGATGCCGAGACCACG CTCGGAGGAAATTCCGCTGGAAGATTTTCAGCATTCGCGCAATAACAGTCCACATTCACGCAGCAGCGTTTTAGGCAATCCTTCGCCTTCCTCCCGTTCGCATACGCCCTCTCGCATGCTGCACTACGATCAGATATCAGTGCACAGCGCCTCACCGCGTGAACCCTCATTGCTGATTGGCGGCACGAATGCTTTATTGAGCCCCTTGAATGGAGGCGTAGCTATTGCCAGAGAAGTGCTGCCAGTGCAAAGTTCCGAGGAGACTTCGTTTATAGGCAATGATGGTGATGGAGCTACGGAGAATAGACGAAAAGGCAGGGGCACAATTGAAActgtttaa
- the LOC117576334 gene encoding protein CLEC16A homolog isoform X2, with protein MKNEWFEQVLSKSMHGSFSYRTALIEHLLNIITMSSQPACRIRLITVEIALELLLTFTKSAADEAPCITSTQQGLLFGARNQSMVVLRNFYKSEDIFLDLFEDEYNEMRKAQLNVEFLCMDSTILLPPTGTPLTGIGFTRRLPCGEVEKARRAIRVYFLLRRTCQKFLNEKESLLPLTNVVNLVQVDNVLDLNNSDLIACTVVSKDNAKQRRFLVIDALQLILVEPDAKLLGWGVAKFVGFLQDVEVQGDKDDSRCLHITVHRGGVTHNRTPLLSAKFLFDDHIRCMAAKQRLTKGRSKARQKKMYQIAQLIEIPGQMDSPLYPVGGTSSHSGGNTRLVQRGGLTANRVPGFAAVLRSNNSAGVSRTQMAQNRSLEGLRNEGGGRSRRRSPITGASSPSSLRPDNLDRDRSPSMSGGSHSSSQSRENSQARSSGNRSREGSPRMPRPRSEEIPLEDFQHSRNNSPHSRSSVLGNPSPSSRSHTPSRMLHYDQISVHSASPREPSLLIGGTNALLSPLNGGVAIAREVLPVQSSEETSFIGNDGDGATENRRKGRGTIETV; from the exons ATGAAGAACGAGTGGTTCGAGCAAGTACTGTCCAAGTCGATGCATGGCTCGTTTAGCTATCGCACAGCGCTCATTGAGCATCTTCTCAACATCATTACGATGTCGAGTCAACCAG CTTGTCGCATTCGTTTGATCACTGTGGAGATTGCTCTAGAGCTATTGCTCACCTTTACCAAATCTGCTGCTGATGAGGCGCCCTGCATAACGTCTACACAGCAAGGATTACTCTTTGGAGCACGCAATCAGTCGATGGTTGTACTGCGCAACTTTTACAAGTCGGAAGATATATTTCTTGATCTGTTTGAAGACGAATACAACGAGATGCGCAAAGCGCAGCTCAACGTTGAGTTTCTCTGCATGGACTCGACGATTTTGCTGCCGCCGACAGGGACGCCGTTGACGGGCATCGGTTTCACGCGTCGTCTGCCGTGCGGCGAGGTGGAGAAGGCGCGTCGTGCCATACGCGTCTATTTTTTGTTGCGGCGCACATGCCAAAAGTTCTTGAACGAAAAAGAGTCGCTACTGCCGCTGACGAATGTTGTGAATCTGGTGCAGGTGGACAATGTCCTTGATCTGA ATAATAGCGACCTGATTGCTTGCACTGTGGTGTCAAAGGACAATGCAAAGCAACGACGCTTTCTGGTCATCGATGCGCTCCAGCTGATACTGGTGGAGCCCGATGCCAAGCTGCTGGGTTGGGGCGTTGCCAAGTTTGTTGGTTTCCTGCAGGACGTAGAAGTGCAGGGCGATAAAGACGATTCTCGATGCCTGCACATCACTGTACATCGTGGCGGTGTCACACACAATCGCACGCCTTTGCTCTCGGCCAAATTTCTGTTTGATGATCACATACGCTGCATGGCAGCCAAGCAGCGGCTGACAAAGGGACGCAGCAAGGCGCgacaaaagaaaatgtatcAAATAGCCCAGTTAATAGAAATTCCCGGCCAAATGGATTCCCCTTTATATCCAGTCGGTGGCACAAGCTCACACAGTGGCGGCAACACGCGGCTCGTGCAGAGGGGAGGCTTGACGGCAAATCGCGTGCCAGGATTTGCTGCAGTGTTGCGCAGCAATAATAGCGCTGGTGTAAGCCGCACCCAGATGGCACAGAATCGATCCTTAGAGGG CCTGCGGAACGAGGGAGGAGGACGCTCACGACGTCGTAGTCCCATTACTGGAGCCAGTTCCCCATCAAGTCTACGCCCAGACAACTTGGATCGCGATCGTTCGCCAAGCATGAGTGGCGGCAGTCACAGCTCTTCGCAGTCGCGTGAGAATTCACAGGCGCGCAGTTCCGGCAATCGATCCCGCGAGGGTAGCCCAAGGATGCCGAGACCACG CTCGGAGGAAATTCCGCTGGAAGATTTTCAGCATTCGCGCAATAACAGTCCACATTCACGCAGCAGCGTTTTAGGCAATCCTTCGCCTTCCTCCCGTTCGCATACGCCCTCTCGCATGCTGCACTACGATCAGATATCAGTGCACAGCGCCTCACCGCGTGAACCCTCATTGCTGATTGGCGGCACGAATGCTTTATTGAGCCCCTTGAATGGAGGCGTAGCTATTGCCAGAGAAGTGCTGCCAGTGCAAAGTTCCGAGGAGACTTCGTTTATAGGCAATGATGGTGATGGAGCTACGGAGAATAGACGAAAAGGCAGGGGCACAATTGAAActgtttaa
- the LOC117576337 gene encoding methionine synthase reductase, whose translation MGDTDQLDNPIVLDIAAYTLTEYVAAKTLESNLEVVFTDAKQSKPCAQPDYDEKLKFPFVRDNYKPTAVHIIDAQELVSADAATETKRVVELTLDLTPLAELNYDPGDTLAVLPCNNSNVVAKLLQRLNLTEQADITCYVRLVPNCTKKTAKVPVYVPTSATPREIFTFYLNLHGVPQKQFLSALANCTSDVKERAFLNSLSAKQGVAHYQSLILERGLCLMQLLDICGSCMPTLALLVEHLPRLLPRPYSIANSPLEYTKQLRIIYSILDKKPGVTTSMLDVKLSLVKEQQVANLFVYPRTQNSFRFTAAELPGNQILIAVGTALAPFLGFLAHKELSESKSTGQTWLYVGAKTPQAVLKQQQLSHWEATSVLQRLRVCYSRTSTGDEPKYVQDLLEKDAAELVDLLQQPSTVMYICADGAKISKSIEETVRGCLQRVLQLDERAALEKIKELRSLGKYREDIWL comes from the exons ATGGGCGACACCGATCAACTGGATAATCCAATTGTTTTGGATATTGCCGCCTATACGTTGACTGAGTATGTTGCAGCCAAGACACTGGAAAGCAATCTTGAAGTGGTCTTTACCGATGCAAAACAG TCTAAGCCATGTGCTCAACCAGACTACGATGAGAAGTTAAAGTTTCCATTCGTACGTGATAATTACAAACCCACAGCTGTGCACATAATCGATGCCCAAGAACTCGTGTCCGCCGATGCAGCTACAGAAACCAAACGTGTAGTGGAGTTAACACTAGACTTGACACCGCTGGCTGAGCTGAACTACGATCCCGGTGATACACTGGCCGTGTTGCCCTGCAATAATTCCAATGTGGTAGCGAAGCTACTGCAGCGCCTCAACTTGACTGAGCAAGCGGACATCACTTGTTATGTTCGATTAGTTCCCAACTGTACCAAGAAGACTGCTAAAGTGCCCGTTTATGTACCAACATCAGCGACTCCTCGTGAGATCTTCACCTTCTATCTTAATCTCCATGGAGTGCCGCAGAAGCAGTTCCTCAGTGCGTTGGCCAATTGTACCAGCGATGTCAAGGAACGTGCTTTTCTGAACAGTCTTTCCGCCAAACAAGGCGTCGCTCATTACCAATCTCTAATTTTGGAGCGCGGCCTATGCTTGATGCAGCTGCTCGACATTTGCGGGAGCTGCATGCCAACACTAGCGTTGCTAGTGGAGCATTTGCCGCGCCTGCTGCCACGTCCTTATTCTATAGCCAACAGTCCTCTCGAATACACAAAGCAACTGAGGATCATTTACTCAATTCTTGACAAGAAACCTGGTGTAACAACTAGCATGCTGGACGTAAAACTGTCTCTAGTCAAAGAGCAGCAAGTGGccaatttgtttgtgtatcCACGCACACAGAACAGCTTTCGATTCACAGCTGCCGAGCTACCAGGCAATCAAATTCTAATAGCAGTTGGCACAGCGCTTGCTCCATTCCTTGGATTTTTGGCTCACAAGGAGCTTAGTGAGTCAAAGAGCACTGGACAAACTTGGCTTTATGTGGGAGCTAAAACACCGCAAGCTGTtctaaagcaacagcaactaagCCACTGGGAAGCAACTTCAGTGTTGCAACGTTTACGCGTTTGTTATTCTCGAACTTCAACGGGCGATGAACCAAAATATGTACAGGACTTGCTCGAAAAAGATGCAGCGGAACTTGTTGATCTGCTACAGCAACCATCGACCGTGATGTACATTTGTGCGGATGGCGCGAAAATATCCAAGTCCATCGAGGAGACTGTGAGAGGCTGTCTGCAACGTGTCCTGCAACTGGATGAGAGGGCGGCGTTGGAAAAGATAAAGGAGCTGCGTTCGCTGGGCAAATATCGCGAAGATATTTGGCTATAG